A single Cryptococcus deuterogattii R265 chromosome 2, complete sequence DNA region contains:
- a CDS encoding GTP-binding protein LepA, which translates to MNEFPPERIRNLSIIAHIDHGKSTLADRLLQMTGTVPASSSPQFLDKLKVERERGITVKAQTVSLIHQHKDGHKYLINLIDTPGHVDFSYEVSRSLGACEGALLLIDCSQGIQAQTLSVFHHALEADLEMLAVINKVDLPHAYPEETSEEIESSLGLEKGKHMRISAKSGLGVEKVLDGIIEGLPAPEAWIGGEDGKLRGLIFDTFYDQFRGVVSLVRIFSGSLKKGDKVRFLQAGKKYEILEVGINNPDEVPVDELKDGQVGYVVCNMKNSEEAFIGDTICWADKPVEPLPGFKPMKAMVYAGVFPMDSSDFPKLEESIERLTLNDRSVSVQRESSAALSQGFRLGFLGTLHMDVFKQRLEDEYASEVIVTAPTVPYKVVYNDGSEVYISNPVEFPEVSDSKMKVAHVEEPMINATIFVPNEYIGPMMDLCARYRGIQQEYRVLENSDRAVLRYTLPLSEIVTEFFSELKSQSSGFASFDYEEAGYEKSNLVKMNILINGKPVDALAMIVHKLAAQSIGKAWVTKLKEVVPRQQFELSIQAAIGAKVIARDNVKAFRKDVTAGLYGGHYERKLKHLNKQKEGKKRLKKLAGNIEIPQTAFYKVLSSRPRK; encoded by the exons ATGAATGAATTTCCACCGGAGAGAATACG GAACCTCTCCATTATCGCGCATATTGATCATGGAAAATCAACTCTTGCCGACCGTCTGCTTCAG ATGACAGGCACTGTCCCagcatcctcctcgccccAGTTCCTGGACAAACTCAAAGTCGAAAGAGAACGAGGAATCACAGTCAAAGCTCAGACAGTATCATTAATACACCAGCACAAAGACGGACACAAGTACTTGATCAACCTGATCGATACACCTGGCCATGTCGACTTTAGCTATGAGGTGTCTAGAAGTCTGGGAGCTTGTGAAGGTGCTTTACTGCTAATTGATTGCTCCC AGGGCATCCAAGCTCAAACACTCTCTGTATTCCATCACGCCCTCGAAGCCGATCTCGAGATGCTCGCCGTCATCAACAAAGTCGACCTGCCGCACGCTTATCCTGAAGAAACTtctgaagagattgaaagtTCTCTCGGATTAGAAAAGGGTAAACATATGCGAATCAGCGCAAAGAGTGGACTGGGTGTGGAAAAAGTGTTGGATGGTATCATTGAGGGCCTGCCAGCCCCGGAAGCGTGGATTGGgggggaggatgggaagcTGAGAGGTTTGATTTTTGACACGTT CTATGACCAATTCCGAGGAGTAGTCTCGCTTGTTCGAATCTTCTCAGGATCTCTCAAGAAAGGCGATAAAGTTCGATTCCTCCAAGCTGGAAAAAAATATGAGATCTTGGAAGTTGGTATCAACAACCCAGATGAAGTACCTGTAGATGAGCTCAAGGATGGTCAGGTCGG GTATGTCGTTTGCAACATGAAGAACTCTGAGGAAG CTTTCATCGGCGATACCATTTGTTGGGCTGATAAGCCGGTCGAACCCTTACCAGGATTCAAGCCCATGAAAGCGATG GTTTACGCCGGTGTCTTCCCCATGGATAGCTCCGATTTCCCCAAACTTGAAGAATCTATCGAGCGT TTGACCTTGAACGACCGAAGCG TCTCTGTCCAGCGAGAATCGTCAGCAGCGCTCAGTCAGGGATTCCGCTTGGGTTTCTTGGGCACCTTGCATATGGATGTGTT CAAGCAACGTCTAGAGGATGAATATGCCTCGGAAGTGATTGTCACCGCACCGACAGTACCATACAAAG TCGTTTATAATGACGGGAGTGAGGTGTACATTTCAAACCCCGTCGAATTCCCAGAAGTCAGCGattcaaagatgaaagTGGCACATGTCGAAGAGCCTATGA TTAATGCCACTATATTTGTCCCTAACG AGTATATTGGACCTATGATGGACCTTTGTGCGCGGTATAGAGGCATTCAGCAAGAATACCGCGTCCTGGAGAACAGCGATCGTGCCGTCCTGCGATACACCCTTCCTCTATCTGAAATTGTGACTGAATTCTTTTCAGAATTGAAGAGTCAGAGTTCTGGATTCGCGTCTTTTGATTATGAGGAAGCAGGATATGAAAAATCTAATCTCGTCAAG ATGAATATCCTCATCAACGGCAAGCCTGTAGATGCTCTCGCTATGATTGTACACAAATTGGCTGCCCAGTCGATCGGTAAAGCTTGGGTGACAAAGCTCA AGGAAGTTGTTCCCCGTCAGCAATTCGAACTATCTATTCAAGCTGCCATTGGCGCCAAAGTCATTGCACGTGATAACGTTAAAGCATTTAGGAAGGATGTTACCGCTGGATTGTACGGGG GTCATTATGAACGAAAGTTAAAGCATCTCAATaagcagaaggaaggaaaaaagaggcTGAAAAAGCTTGCCGGGAATATTGAGATCCCTCAAACAGCTTTCTACAAGGTGCTCTCGTCTAGACCGAGGAAATAG